A region of the Paracoccus pantotrophus genome:
GCATGCTGTCGGACCGGCTGGGGCGCAAAACGGCGCTGATCACCGCCTCGGTGCTGTTCATGGGCCTGACCGTGCCGCTGTTCAGCATGCTCGACGGCGCGAGCTTCGCCACCATCGTGCTGATCCAGATCGCCTTCGGCGCACTGCTGACCATTAACGACGGCACCCTGCCCTGCTTCCTGTCCGAGATCTTTCCGACCCGCGTGCGCTATTCCGGCTTCGCCTTCAGCTTCAACACCGCGAATGCGCTGTTTGGCGGCACCGCGCCCTTCGTCGCGACCTGGCTGATCAGCGTGACCGGCAGCAAGCTGGCCCCGGCCTGGTATCTGGTCGGCGCCGCCGGTCTGGCGCTGGTCGCCATGCTGATGGCGCGCGAGACCGCCGGCAAGCCGCTGGAGGACTGACCCCGCAAGGCAAGCGCCGGCCGCAGGCGATCCGCCGCGGCCGGCGCTTACGATTCGACCGTGGGCAGGAAGCCGCCCTTCAGCCCCAGGACATGATCATGCACGCGCCGTCCCGCCGGCGACAGCGCCATGTCCTCGCGCCGGATCAGGAACCAGTTGCGCTGGATCGGCAGCCCCTCGGCCTTCAGCGCCACCAGCCGGCCGGCGCGCAATTCCTCGGTCACCGTGTGCTGCGAGATCAGCGCGATGCCCAAGCCCGCGATCACCGCCTGCTTGATGGTCTCGTTCGTGCCCATCTCGACCATGCGCCAGGGCGTGCCGTCGCCGATCCGGTCCAGGAAGCGCGTCATCAGGATGCGCGTGCCCGAGCCGGGCTCGCGCGCCAGATAGGTCTCGGCCAGGAGATCGCGCGGCGTCGCCGGATCGGCGGCGGCCAGCGGGTGATCGGGGGGCGCCACGATGATATGGGGATGCGGGCCGATGGGCTCGGCCACCACCGCCGGGCTGCGCGGCGGCCGGCCCATGATCGCCAGGTCCAGCGCCCGCGAGGTCAGCCACTGGATTACCGCGTCGCGGTTGCCGATGCGCAGCGTCACCTCGACCTCGGGCAACGCGCGGCGCAGGTCGGCGACGAGGCGCGGCGCGAAATACTTGCCGGTCGAGACCACCCCCAGCGAGACATTGCCGGTATGGCCGCTTTGCAGCGCCGCCACCCGCCGCGCGCAGGTTTCAAGCGCGATGGCGATCTGCGCCTCGGCTTCCAGCACCGCCCGCCCCTCTTCGGTGGCAAGGAAGGCGCCATGCTCGCCCCGGATCACCATGGGGGCGCCGAGCAGATCCTCCAGCGCACGCAGCTGGCTGTGGATCGCGGGCGGGCTGAGGCTCAGCAGCCCCGCCGCCCCGGTCAGCGAGCCGCTGTCGATGACGGCGCGCAGCACGCGCAGCTGGCGCAGGGTTATGGCACTGATCCGCTTCATTCAGAATTTCCGAAATACATTTTTGTATTATTAAATGTTCCTTAAAATCTGGACATGTCAACAAGAAGACGGGACGCGCCAGAGGAGGGGCAGATGACCGCCGAGACAATCCAGACCGACCGCATTCCCGAGGAGTTGCGCCCCGTGATGCGGGCGATGGCCGAGGCCGGGGCCCGGCTTGCCGCGATCATCCGCCGGGGTGGCGACCTTGCCTCGCCGGTCGGGACCAATGCGGATGGCGACGGGCAGAAGGCGCTGGACGTGATGGCGGACGACCTGTTCCGCCAGGCGCTGGCCGGCGCGGGGGTGCGCTGGCTCGCCTCGGAGGAACAGGACGAGGCCGTGGCGCTGGACCCCGCGGGCCGGCTGGCCGTCGCCATCGACCCGCTGGACGGCTCCTCGAACATCGACACCAATGTCTCGATCGGCACGATCTTTTCGATCTATCCCGCCGAGGCGACGGCCGAGGCCAGCTTCCTGCGCCCGGCGCGCCAGCAGATCGGCGGGGGCTACATCATCTACGGCCCGCGCTGCGCCATGATGGTCACGTTCGGCGACGGCGTGCAGCATTACGCGCTGGACCCCGACAGCGACGGCTTCCGGCTGGTGACGGCCCGGCAGGAGATGCCCGAAAGCGCCCTGGAATTCGCCATCAACGCCTCGAACTACCGGCACTGGCCGCAGCCGATCCGCGCCTATATCGACGATTGCCTGGCCGGCAGCGACGGCCCGCGCGAACAGAACTTCAACATGCGCTGGATCGCCTCGCTGGTGGCGGAAACCCACCGCATCCTGATCCGGGGCGGCGTGTTCCTGTATCCCGGCGACGCGCGCGAGGGCTACGGCTCGGGCCGGCTGCGCATGCTTTACGAATGCGCGCCCATCGCCTTGCTGGTCGAACAGGCCGGCGGTCGCGCCACCGACGGGCTGGTCCCGATCCTCGACCAGGGCGCGGCGCGCCTGCACCAGCGCACGCCCTTCGTCTTCGGCTCGGCCGAGAAGGTCGCCCGCATCGCCGCCTATCACGAACTGCCCCAGACCGAGGTCTCGGCGCTGTTCGGCCATCGCGGCCTGTTCCGGGCCTGATCTGGAAAAAGAAGGGACACCATGAGCAAGAAACACCCGATCATTTCCGTCACCGGCTCGTCGGGCGCGGGCACCACCACGATCAAGAACACCTTCGACCAGATCTTCCGCCGCGAGAAGATCACCGCCGTCAGCATCGAGGGCGACGCCTTCCACCGCTTCGACCGCGCGGCGATGAAGGCCGAACTGGCGCGCCGGACCGAGGCGGGCGACCACACCTTCAGCCATTTCAGCATCGAGGCCAACGAGCTGGAGCGCCTGGAACAGGTGTTTCGCCATTACGGCCAGACCGGCACCGGCCAGACCCGGCATTACGTCCACGACGACCGCGAGGCCGAGAAATACGGCACGCCCCCCGGCCAGTTCACGGCATGGGAGGATTTCGCCCCCGGCTCGGACCTGCTGTTCTACGAGGGGCTGCATGGCGCGGTCCGCTCGGACGGCATCGACATCGCCGGCCAGGCCGACCTGAAGATCGGCGTGGTGCCGGTCATCAACCTGGAATGGATCCAGAAGATCCACCGCGACAAGGCCAGCCGCGGCTATTCGACCGAGGCCGTGACCGACGTGATCCTGCGCCGCATGCATGCCTATGTGCATGTGATCTGCCCGCAGTTCACCGAAACCGACATCAACTTCCAGCGCGTCCCGGTGGTCGATACCTCGGACCCGTTCATCGCGCGCTGGATCCCCACGGCGGACGAAAGCCTGGTGGTGATCCGCTTCAAGAACCCGCGCGGCATCGATTTTCCCTATCTGACCTCGATGATCCAGGGCTCGTGGATGAGCCGCGCCAATTCCATCGTCATTCCGGGGCCGAAGCTGGACCTCGCCATGCAGCTGATCCTGACGCCGATGATCCTGCGTCTGGTCAACGAATCGAAACGGGCCTGAAGGGAGGGAAAGAGGATGAACCAGATGGCAAGGATCGACACCGGTATGGAGGCGCAGATGGCCAATGCCATCCGCGCGCTGGCGATGGATGCGGTCGAGGCCGCGAAATCCGGCCATCCGGGCGCGCCCATGGGCATGGCCGACGTGGCCGCGGTGCTGTTCAACCGCTTCATGAAGATCGACCCGGCGGATGCCGCCTGGCCCGACCGCGACCGCTTCGTGATGTCGGCGGGCCATGGCTCGATGCTGGTCTATGCGATCAACCACATGCTGGGCTATGACGACATGGACATGGACCAACTGCGGAATTTCCGCCAGCTGGGCGCGCGCACCGCCGGCCATCCCGAATACGGCCATGCCAAGGGGATCGAGACCACCACCGGCCCGCTGGGCCAGGGGCTAGCCACCGCCGTCGGCATGGCGCTGGCCGAGCGGATGATGAACGCCCGCTTCGGCGACGGGCTGGTCGATCACTGGACCTATGTCATCTCGGGCGACGGCTGCCTGATGGAGGGCATCAGCCACGAGGCCATCGACTTTGCCGGCCACCAGCGGCTGGGCCGGCTGATCCTGATGTGGGATGACAACGGCATCACCATCGACGGCCATACCGACCTGTCCACCTCGACCGACCAGATGGCGCGCTTTGCCGCCGCGAGCTGGCATGTGCAGGCGGTGGACGGCCATGACCGCGAGGCGGTGGCCGCCGCGATCGAGGCCGCGCGGGCGGATGAGCGCCCCTCGCTCATCGCCTGCAAGACGGTGATCGGCTATGGCGCGCCCAACAAGCAGGGCAGCCACGACGTGCATGGCGCGCCGCTGGGCGCCGACGAGATCGCGGCGGCGCGCGCGCATCTGGGCTGGAACCATTCGCCCTTCGAAATACCCCAAGACATCCTGGACTCCTGGCGCTGTGTCTCCGCGCGAGGGGCCGAGGCGCGGTCAGCATGGCAGAAGCGGCTGGAAACGTCCCCAGATCAGGGCCGTTTCAACGCCATGCTGGCCGCGCCCGATGCGGCGGCGCTGCGTAGCGCCATCCGCGACTATACGGCAAAGCTGGCCGCCGACCGGCCCAAGGTGGCGACCCGCAAGGCCTCGGAAATGGCGCTGGAGGTGGTGAACGCCACGCTGCCGAACACGGTGGGCGGCTCGGCCGACCTGACCGGCTCGAACAACACCCGCAGCAAGGGCATGGTCTCGGTGACGCCGGCCGAGCGGCTGGGCCGCTATGTCCATTACGGCATCCGCGAACACGGCATGGCCGCGATCATGAACGGCCTGGCGCTGCACGGGGGCTTTGTCCCCTATGGCGGCACCTTCCTGGCCTTTTCCGACTATTCCCGCCCGGCGATCCGGCTGGGCGCGCTGATGGGGGTGCCGGTCGTCCATGTCATGACCCATGACAGCATCGGCCTGGGCGAGGACGGGCCGACCCACCAGCCGGTCGAGCATGTCGCGGCGCTGCGGGCGATCCCGAACCTGATGGTCTTCCGCCCCGCCGATGCGGTCGAGACCGCCGAGGCCTGGGAGATCGCGCTGACCGCGCCCGCCAGCCCCTCGGTCCTGTGCCTGTCGCGCCAGAACCTGCCCGCCGTGCGGCTTAAGGCCGATGACGAGAACCTGAGCCGCCAGGGCGCCTATGTCCTGCGCGAGACCGAGGGCGCGCGCGACGCGACGCTGATCGCCACCGGCTCGGAGGTCGAGATCGCGCTGGAGGCCGCCGATCTGCTGGCCGCGCAGGGCGTGCGCGCCGCCGTCGTCTCGGCCCCCTGCTTCGAGCTGTTCGCCCAGCGCCCGCAGGCCGAACGCGAAGCGGTGCTGGGCCGCGCCCCGCGCATCGGCATCGAGGCGCTGATCCGCCAGGGCTGGGACGGGCTTTTCCTGCGCCCCGGCGACGGTTTCATCGGCATGGCCGGCTTTGGCGCCTCGGCCCCCGCCCCCGCGCTTTACCGGCATTTCGGCATCACCGCCGAACGTGCCGCCGACCTTGCCAACCAGCTTATCCAGGGAGGAAAGTGATGGCCCTCATCACGCTGCGACAGCTTCTGGACCACGCCGCCGAGCATGGCTACGGCGTGCCCGCCTTCAACATCAACAACATGGAACAGGGGCTGGCCATCGTGAAGGCGGCGGCCGAGGTCGATGCGCCGGTGATCCTGCAGGCCAGCCGCGGCGCCCGTTCCTATGCCGGCGACATCATGCTGCGGCGCATGGTCGAGGCGCTGGCCGAGATGAACCCGACCATCCCGATCTGCCTGCACCAGGACCACGGCAACAACCTGGCCACCTGCATGTCGGCGATCCGGCACGGATTCACCAGCGTGATGATGGACGGCTCGCTGCATGAGGACATGAAGACGCCCGCCGATTACGACTATAACGTCGCGGTGACGGCCAAGGTCTCCGAGGCCGCCCATGCCGTCGGCGCCTCGGTCGAGGGCGAGCTGGGCGTGCTGGGCAGCCTGGAGACCGGCGAAGCCGCGGCCGAGGACGGCTCGGGCGCCGAGGGCAAGCTGGACCACAGCCAGCTTCTGACCGACCCCGATCAGGCGGTGGATTTCGTCGCCCGCACCCATTGCGACGCGCTGGCCATCGCCTGCGGCACCAGCCATGGCGCCTACAAGTTCAGCCGCAAGCCCGATGGCGACATCCTGGCCATGCATGTGATCGAGGCGATCCACGAGCGCCTGCCCGGCACGCATCTGGTCATGCACGGCTCCAGCTCGGTGCCGCAATATCTGCAAGACCTGATCAACGAGGCCGGCGGCCAGATGCCGCAGACCTATGGCGTCCCGGTCGAGGAGATCGAGCGCGGCATCCGCCACGGCGTGCGCAAGGTGAATATCGACACCGATTGCCGCATGGCGATGACCGGGCAGTTCCGCAAGATCGCCCGCGACAAGCCCGATGAATTCGACCCCCGCAAGTTCCTGATCCCGGCGATGAAGGAGCTGACGGCCCTGTGCCGCGACCGCTTCGAACGCTTCGGCACCGCGGGCCATGCCAGCAAGATCAGGGTCATCCCGATGGACGAGATGGCCAAACGCTACGCGTCGGGGGCGCTGGACCCGGCAATCACTGGCGCGAAAGCCGCCTGAGGAGGAGGAAGCCCGATGAACGAGATGAGCAAGTCGGAAATCACCGACAAGAAGAAGCGCTATGCGGCCGGCGTGCTGAAATACGCCCAGATGGGCTATTGGGACGGCGACTACCAGCCCAAGGACACTGACATCCTGGCCCTGTTCCGCATCACCCCGCAAGAGGGCGTGGACCCGATCGAGGCAGCGGCGGCGGTGGCCGGCGAAAGCTCGACCGCGACCTGGACCGTGGTCTGGACCGACCGGCTGACCGCCTGCGACCAGTATCGCGCGAAAGCCTATAAGGTCGAGCCGGTGCCGGGCACGCCGGGGCAGTATTTCTGCTATGTCGCCTATGACCTGATCCTGTTCGAGGAAGGCTCGATCGCCAACGTCACCGCCTCGATCATCGGCAACGTCTTCAGCTTCAAGCCGCTGAAGGCCGCCCGGCTGGAGGACATGCGCTTCCCGGTCGCCTACATGAAGACCTTTGCCGGCCCGCCCACCGGCATCGTGGTCGAGCGCGAGCGGCTGGACAAGTTCGGCCGTCCCCTGCTGGGCGCCACCACCAAGCCCAAGCTGGGGCTGTCGGGCAAGAACTACGGCCGCGTGGTCTATGAGGGGCTGAAGGGCGGGCTCGACTTCATGAAGGACGACGAGAACATCAACTCGCAACCCTTCATGCATTGGCGCGACCGCTTCCTCTACTGCATGGAGGCGGTGAACAAGGCCACGGCCGCCACCGGCGAGGTCAAGGGGCACTATCTCAACATCACCGCCGGCACCATGGAAGAGATGTATCGCCGCGCCGAACTGGCCAAGGAGCTGGGCTCGGTCATCGTCATGGTGGACCTGATCGTCGGCTGGACCGCGATCCAGTCGATCTCGAACTGGTGCCGGCAGAACGACATGATCCTGCACATGCACCGCGCCGGCCACGGCACCTATACCCGGCAGAAGAACCACGGCATCAGCTTCCGCGTGATCGCCAAGTGGCTGCGCATGGCCGGGGTCGATCACCTGCATACCGGCACCGCCGTCGGCAAGCTGGAAGGCGATCCGATGACCGTGCAGGGCTATTACAACGTCTGCCGCGAGACGGTGAACGCGGTCGACCTGCCGCGCGGCATCTTCTTCGAGCAGGACTGGGCCAACCTGAAAAAGACCATGCCGGTCGCCTCGGGCGGCATCCATGCCGGGCAGATGCACCAGCTGCTGGACCTGTTCGGCGACGACGTGGTGCTGCAATTCGGCGGCGGCACCATCGGCCACCCGATGGGCATCCAGGCCGGCGCGACCGCGAACCGCGTGGCGCTGGAGGCCATGGTCCTGGCGCGCAACGAAGGCGTCGACATCGCAAACGAAGGCCCGGAAGTCCTGCGCAAGGCCGCCAAATGGTGCAAGCCGCTGGAGGCGGCGCTGGATACCTGGGGCAACATCACCTTCAACTATACCTCGACCGACACCTCGGACTTCGTTCCGACCGCGTCCGTCAGCTAAGGGAGAGATCACATGCGTATCACTCAGGGCTGCTTTTCCTTCCTGCCCGATCTGACGGACGAGCAGATCCGCGACCAGGTGGAATACATCCTGTCGCGCGACTGGGCGGTCGGGATCGAGTGGACCTCCGAGCCGCATCCCCGCAACACCTATTGGGAGATGTGGGGCAACCCGATGTTCGACCTGAAAGACGCCAAGGGCGTGATGATGGAGCTGGACGACTGCCGCAAGGCGCATGGCGACAAGTATATCCGCATCAACGCCTTCGACAGCACGCGGGGATGGGAGACGGTGATGATGTCCTTTATCGTCAACCGCCCGGAAAGCGAGCCGAGCTTCAGAACCTGGCGCATGGAGGCCGATGGCCGGCACATCCGCTACACGCATGAGATGGTCGGCTGACACCACTGCCGGACCGGGGGGCCGTCTGCCCCCCGGACCCCCGAGAGTATTTGCGAAACGGAGAAAGGCTGATGGACGGCGATATGGGCGAGACGCTGGCGACCGTGGATCTGAAGGCCGAGTATGAAACCTCGGGCGTGCGCGAGATCCTGGACGAGCTGGACCGCGAGTTGATCGGGCTGGCGCCGGTGAAGCAGAGGATCCGCGAGACGGCGGCCCTGCTCTTGGTGGACCGGGCGCGGCGCGACCTGGGGCTGGCCCATGAGACCCCCACCCTGCACATGAGCTTTACCGGCAATCCGGGCACCGGCAAGACCACGGTGGCCTTGAAGATGGCCGGGCTGCTGCATCGCCTGGGCTATGTGCGCAAGGGCCACCTGGTCAGCGTCACCCGCGACGACCTGGTCGGGCAATATATCGGCCATACCGCGCCCAAGACCAAGGAAGTCCTGAAGAAGGCCATGGGCGGCGTTCTGTTCATCGACGAGGCCTATTACCTCTACAAGCCCGACAACGAGCGCGACTATGGCCAGGAGGCGATCGAGATCCTGCTGCAGGTGATGGAGAACAACCGCGACGACCTGGTGGTCATCATGGCCGGCTATGCCGACCGGATGGACCGTTTCTTCGCCGCCAATCCGGGTTTCCGCTCGCGCATCGCCCATCACATCGAATTTCCCGATTATACTGACGAAGAGCTGGGGCGGATCTCGGCCGCGATGCTGGAGAACCAGGGCTATGTTTTCGACGAGGCCGGGCGGGCGGCGATGGAGGACTATATCCGCCTGCGCCGTGACCAGCCGCATTTCGCCAATGCCCGCTCGATCCGCAATGCGCTGGACAGGGCCCGGCTGCGCCAGGCGAACCGGCTGTTTTCCGGCGATGCGCCGGTCGATGCGCGCACCCTGTCCACCATCACCGAGGCCGATATCCGCGCAAGCCGGGTTTTCTCGGGCGGGCTGGATGTCGATGGCGGGCGCATCGAGGGTTGAACGCCTGCCGGGGCTTGCCGGTCAGCCGGAAAGGCAGGCGCCGGCGGGTCGCTGCGGCGCGGCGAAGGCCTTGCAGAACCAGTCCTGCACCATCCGCACGGACGAAGCGCCGGCTGCCGCCATGCCCGCGCGGGTCCGAAAGACAGTTCATGTCGGTCAGCCGTTCTTCAACCGCGCGGATGGTGGCGCCGTCCTGCATCAGCCGGTAGCG
Encoded here:
- the cbbR gene encoding LysR family regulator CbbR, which translates into the protein MKRISAITLRQLRVLRAVIDSGSLTGAAGLLSLSPPAIHSQLRALEDLLGAPMVIRGEHGAFLATEEGRAVLEAEAQIAIALETCARRVAALQSGHTGNVSLGVVSTGKYFAPRLVADLRRALPEVEVTLRIGNRDAVIQWLTSRALDLAIMGRPPRSPAVVAEPIGPHPHIIVAPPDHPLAAADPATPRDLLAETYLAREPGSGTRILMTRFLDRIGDGTPWRMVEMGTNETIKQAVIAGLGIALISQHTVTEELRAGRLVALKAEGLPIQRNWFLIRREDMALSPAGRRVHDHVLGLKGGFLPTVES
- a CDS encoding class 1 fructose-bisphosphatase, with the protein product MTAETIQTDRIPEELRPVMRAMAEAGARLAAIIRRGGDLASPVGTNADGDGQKALDVMADDLFRQALAGAGVRWLASEEQDEAVALDPAGRLAVAIDPLDGSSNIDTNVSIGTIFSIYPAEATAEASFLRPARQQIGGGYIIYGPRCAMMVTFGDGVQHYALDPDSDGFRLVTARQEMPESALEFAINASNYRHWPQPIRAYIDDCLAGSDGPREQNFNMRWIASLVAETHRILIRGGVFLYPGDAREGYGSGRLRMLYECAPIALLVEQAGGRATDGLVPILDQGAARLHQRTPFVFGSAEKVARIAAYHELPQTEVSALFGHRGLFRA
- a CDS encoding phosphoribulokinase: MSKKHPIISVTGSSGAGTTTIKNTFDQIFRREKITAVSIEGDAFHRFDRAAMKAELARRTEAGDHTFSHFSIEANELERLEQVFRHYGQTGTGQTRHYVHDDREAEKYGTPPGQFTAWEDFAPGSDLLFYEGLHGAVRSDGIDIAGQADLKIGVVPVINLEWIQKIHRDKASRGYSTEAVTDVILRRMHAYVHVICPQFTETDINFQRVPVVDTSDPFIARWIPTADESLVVIRFKNPRGIDFPYLTSMIQGSWMSRANSIVIPGPKLDLAMQLILTPMILRLVNESKRA
- the tkt gene encoding transketolase; its protein translation is MNQMARIDTGMEAQMANAIRALAMDAVEAAKSGHPGAPMGMADVAAVLFNRFMKIDPADAAWPDRDRFVMSAGHGSMLVYAINHMLGYDDMDMDQLRNFRQLGARTAGHPEYGHAKGIETTTGPLGQGLATAVGMALAERMMNARFGDGLVDHWTYVISGDGCLMEGISHEAIDFAGHQRLGRLILMWDDNGITIDGHTDLSTSTDQMARFAAASWHVQAVDGHDREAVAAAIEAARADERPSLIACKTVIGYGAPNKQGSHDVHGAPLGADEIAAARAHLGWNHSPFEIPQDILDSWRCVSARGAEARSAWQKRLETSPDQGRFNAMLAAPDAAALRSAIRDYTAKLAADRPKVATRKASEMALEVVNATLPNTVGGSADLTGSNNTRSKGMVSVTPAERLGRYVHYGIREHGMAAIMNGLALHGGFVPYGGTFLAFSDYSRPAIRLGALMGVPVVHVMTHDSIGLGEDGPTHQPVEHVAALRAIPNLMVFRPADAVETAEAWEIALTAPASPSVLCLSRQNLPAVRLKADDENLSRQGAYVLRETEGARDATLIATGSEVEIALEAADLLAAQGVRAAVVSAPCFELFAQRPQAEREAVLGRAPRIGIEALIRQGWDGLFLRPGDGFIGMAGFGASAPAPALYRHFGITAERAADLANQLIQGGK
- the fba gene encoding class II fructose-bisphosphate aldolase (catalyzes the reversible aldol condensation of dihydroxyacetonephosphate and glyceraldehyde 3-phosphate in the Calvin cycle, glycolysis, and/or gluconeogenesis), translated to MALITLRQLLDHAAEHGYGVPAFNINNMEQGLAIVKAAAEVDAPVILQASRGARSYAGDIMLRRMVEALAEMNPTIPICLHQDHGNNLATCMSAIRHGFTSVMMDGSLHEDMKTPADYDYNVAVTAKVSEAAHAVGASVEGELGVLGSLETGEAAAEDGSGAEGKLDHSQLLTDPDQAVDFVARTHCDALAIACGTSHGAYKFSRKPDGDILAMHVIEAIHERLPGTHLVMHGSSSVPQYLQDLINEAGGQMPQTYGVPVEEIERGIRHGVRKVNIDTDCRMAMTGQFRKIARDKPDEFDPRKFLIPAMKELTALCRDRFERFGTAGHASKIRVIPMDEMAKRYASGALDPAITGAKAA
- a CDS encoding form I ribulose bisphosphate carboxylase large subunit; its protein translation is MNEMSKSEITDKKKRYAAGVLKYAQMGYWDGDYQPKDTDILALFRITPQEGVDPIEAAAAVAGESSTATWTVVWTDRLTACDQYRAKAYKVEPVPGTPGQYFCYVAYDLILFEEGSIANVTASIIGNVFSFKPLKAARLEDMRFPVAYMKTFAGPPTGIVVERERLDKFGRPLLGATTKPKLGLSGKNYGRVVYEGLKGGLDFMKDDENINSQPFMHWRDRFLYCMEAVNKATAATGEVKGHYLNITAGTMEEMYRRAELAKELGSVIVMVDLIVGWTAIQSISNWCRQNDMILHMHRAGHGTYTRQKNHGISFRVIAKWLRMAGVDHLHTGTAVGKLEGDPMTVQGYYNVCRETVNAVDLPRGIFFEQDWANLKKTMPVASGGIHAGQMHQLLDLFGDDVVLQFGGGTIGHPMGIQAGATANRVALEAMVLARNEGVDIANEGPEVLRKAAKWCKPLEAALDTWGNITFNYTSTDTSDFVPTASVS
- a CDS encoding ribulose bisphosphate carboxylase small subunit — protein: MRITQGCFSFLPDLTDEQIRDQVEYILSRDWAVGIEWTSEPHPRNTYWEMWGNPMFDLKDAKGVMMELDDCRKAHGDKYIRINAFDSTRGWETVMMSFIVNRPESEPSFRTWRMEADGRHIRYTHEMVG
- the cbbX gene encoding CbbX protein, which translates into the protein MDGDMGETLATVDLKAEYETSGVREILDELDRELIGLAPVKQRIRETAALLLVDRARRDLGLAHETPTLHMSFTGNPGTGKTTVALKMAGLLHRLGYVRKGHLVSVTRDDLVGQYIGHTAPKTKEVLKKAMGGVLFIDEAYYLYKPDNERDYGQEAIEILLQVMENNRDDLVVIMAGYADRMDRFFAANPGFRSRIAHHIEFPDYTDEELGRISAAMLENQGYVFDEAGRAAMEDYIRLRRDQPHFANARSIRNALDRARLRQANRLFSGDAPVDARTLSTITEADIRASRVFSGGLDVDGGRIEG